The Silene latifolia isolate original U9 population chromosome 4, ASM4854445v1, whole genome shotgun sequence region TCATCGAATTGACCAGTTTTGAGAAAAATGGACAAAGTACTGTTATTCGTCTCCTGAATTCCTGTTTCTAGGTTTTGTTGGATGGACTCTATAATGCCTTTGACGAATTCCCGAAGCATTTGAACAAAATCGCTAAGCCTTTTCTCAGAACCAATGTTGAAGAATCTACAAACTTTCCATATAATAGGAAAAATTGCATGAAACCGATTGTGGCATAGCATCAACGCCTCGTCAAATGCCCTCACAAGTTTAGCATCTGGCATCGATGGTGCCACATATCCTGGGTTATACCCGAATGACACTTCACAAATGTTATCGAATGCAAATCTCTTAAGTAAGTCCTGAAGATCGATTACTTTATTCTCCTTGGCGGCATCTGATAGAACTGGGATTAGTCTATCTGAAATCTCGGAACTAACGATATTTTCAGCAAATTTCTGCAACGCCGTGTGGGTGAATACCACACCAATAGCTTGTCTTTGAGCCTTCCAAGCATCTCCATTTTCGGTAAAGACACTATCTCCAAACAAATCTCTAAAGACGACTTTGTGTTGCGTCTTTAAAATGTGCTCCACTGTGGTCGGGTCACCAGTGAAGACGCTAGGCGTTCAAAAGGGTGGGTGCACGACAACAGTCGAGGTTGGACAAGTGGATATAATCTTCGAAAGCCATTCAAAGATTTCCTCTTGTGTTAATCCGAAGAAGGCTAACAAATGACCGATTATAGGGTACGACTTAGGCAAGTTATTAAAATTAGTAATCTTCGACTTGGTCGTTGGTTTCGAGATCTTGACGAAGAACAATAAAGGAGATGTAAGAATAACAATCAACAATGGAATTAACAACATGCTGCTTAGCTCAAACATTGCTAAAAGAATAGGAAAAGTTTCAAGTTTTTCCGCCTAAATTACATTTCTTATTTTGATAAAATCTCTTATTTActttcctattttgatataatctcttatttaaaatttgtcTTTTTTTTTGTGATAAAAAGTTCGTTCTTTGTATGCTAAATCGTAACCAAATGATAtgctaataaaaaaattataaacaaTTTCATTAATTTGGTTTATAaatacaataggtcttggtatagacgggtggggcgaacaaacgggtaaagacctctaataaaacgggtaggggggacaaggtggggcaccctcatgtgcttcccactttatggcaaaatgggtcatttgtgagggaaaatggtatccgtttatacgtatagacggatagtgcccgtctataataagaatttgtgttataAATATATACATTTCatgacattactcaattttttgaATAGTTTTatagttacttttttttttctaaaaataaaaTACCACGCATAGATCTAAACTAGTACGGAGTATAATACTACATAGAATGTATGTGAACATATATATCATGATACAACATAATACAGTCGCCTGCTTTAGACGCTTTTAACAGATATTCATTATACAAGATACCTACGCATGACCATTAAAGTGCACCACTGATAGAACCTGATTGATTGCCCGTACCGTGTGTGTGGTGAGTCCAAGCTTAATCTGCGGGCCTACTTCAAAGTATTTATACTACTATGATTCTTTCGAGTGCAAGCTCACTTACATTAAGTGTGGGTTCAAACTCGAAAGGTACCTACACCTATTAAGCGCGCGGTATTATATGCTCACTATTATTATTTTccaaaatatatatttttgtttttgagatttattaaatttaatttaaatagtgTTTTTAACGACTTTTTTAAATTCTTAAATTATTTGGGGGATTGGTGGAAAATATTGTGATTTAAGAATTATTTAATGAGTTTTAATATTTGAATAaatatttaatactccctcctagtcggggttttcttcccctttgatgtgggcacaagattttaggagatgattaaagaatgaataaaggaagatgatgggtttgtgaattggagagatgaatgaataattaggaattaattaaggaattgtgagtaaggtgaggtttggtgataggagagagagatgaataaaataagagtaaaagttaagtggggtttggtg contains the following coding sequences:
- the LOC141653882 gene encoding cytochrome P450 94A1-like, coding for MISRPLGSEDECLLVAAWFGVEHILKTQHKVVFRDLFGDSVFTENGDAWKAQRQAIGVVFTHTALQKFAENIVSSEISDRLIPVLSDAAKENKVIDLQDLLKRFAFDNICEVSFGYNPGYVAPSMPDAKLVRAFDEALMLCHNRFHAIFPIIWKVCRFFNIGSEKRLSDFVQMLREFVKGIIESIQQNLETGIQETNNSTLSIFLKTGQFDEKLVIDMMISFIIAGQDTTSAALTWFKVISAAGDDFNPIYVPETTAKMHGGFPVRIEERVQVEPRDVN